In the genome of Paenibacillus sp. FSL R5-0766, one region contains:
- a CDS encoding sigma-70 family RNA polymerase sigma factor, with protein sequence MIDAQQQINAAQNGDHDAFVSLIKDRTDKLHRVARHYVRESKDAEDIVQDALVKAYESLRTLQQAEAFESWLTRIVVNRALNHLEKSKRVHLSEDPQAQEPLVVNDIDQTLDLERALASLNPKLRQLLFLKYKKDLTQQQIAHLLDMPLGTVKTQLRKGLEHLRNEMAQDFLERDLDTLRLQLRQQAEHQFAVSPDYDLIVNDYQENTMRGTRKGEAGFLWVKTGSDDAVSATLSRDGNLLDYAISWASLDNETRISEEELKQQAEQFLEDHYPGALRDFPYCGMEWMEGMFGYTRQQKAMGLPLPETGCLIMVHPSGRVVGFRYYGTVSGQALPTMITPEEEQMACLKANFLLHVEYCVLDKAVYTDGDDQVHLVYAPRSRGLIYSASSQEEVPTAYRAEAVPSDPRTLDEWPGEFPPARSLEEWIGVDNDQFQLVQDDNIGSNTKLMVWKQQNEERPAKNDRSWKAYWADQMEGAVKARVDSQTGQLIDFVSHGKPDQLAPLTWDRDACIEVAMDYVRGLAAEMLPYLKLLTEETDDKDRLEIIRFGVYVQDVSVRDECYQLAVDRSNGRVKSLMSPSIRPEQLKKLETMPSFDSQTAILRWTAQAKLRLQWERMHNTRAEEAPYELVYRMIGSEHERTPEVLDAHTGKLYENTFY encoded by the coding sequence ATGATCGATGCACAGCAACAAATCAACGCCGCACAAAACGGAGATCACGATGCCTTCGTTTCTCTTATAAAGGATCGAACGGATAAGCTGCACCGAGTGGCTCGCCATTATGTACGGGAGTCCAAAGATGCGGAGGATATCGTTCAGGATGCCCTGGTTAAGGCTTATGAGTCACTGCGAACGCTGCAGCAAGCCGAAGCGTTTGAGAGCTGGCTTACCAGAATTGTGGTGAACCGGGCGCTCAATCATTTGGAGAAATCCAAGCGTGTTCACCTGAGCGAAGACCCGCAGGCGCAAGAGCCATTGGTCGTTAATGATATCGATCAAACCCTGGATCTGGAGCGTGCATTGGCCAGTCTGAATCCGAAGCTGCGTCAGCTCCTGTTCTTAAAATATAAGAAGGACCTGACCCAGCAGCAAATCGCCCATCTCCTGGATATGCCATTAGGTACTGTAAAAACACAATTACGGAAGGGGCTGGAACATTTGCGCAACGAAATGGCTCAAGATTTTCTCGAACGAGACCTGGATACATTACGCCTGCAGTTAAGACAACAGGCAGAGCACCAGTTTGCCGTTTCACCGGATTATGATTTGATCGTCAATGACTATCAAGAGAACACCATGAGGGGAACAAGGAAGGGAGAAGCGGGATTCTTATGGGTTAAAACGGGGAGTGATGACGCCGTTTCTGCCACGCTCTCCAGGGACGGCAACTTGCTAGACTATGCCATTTCCTGGGCCTCATTGGACAACGAGACACGGATATCTGAGGAGGAGCTCAAACAGCAGGCAGAGCAATTCCTGGAAGATCATTATCCCGGCGCACTGCGTGATTTTCCGTATTGTGGGATGGAGTGGATGGAAGGGATGTTTGGGTACACACGACAGCAGAAGGCGATGGGGCTGCCGCTTCCTGAGACGGGATGCCTGATTATGGTTCACCCCAGCGGTCGCGTGGTCGGATTTAGGTACTACGGAACCGTTTCAGGGCAAGCACTCCCAACCATGATCACACCAGAAGAGGAACAGATGGCGTGTCTGAAGGCGAATTTTTTGCTACATGTGGAATATTGCGTATTGGACAAAGCCGTGTACACGGATGGTGACGATCAGGTCCATCTGGTTTACGCCCCCCGAAGTAGAGGACTAATCTATAGTGCATCATCACAGGAGGAAGTTCCGACAGCCTATAGGGCAGAAGCTGTCCCCTCTGACCCAAGAACTCTGGACGAGTGGCCAGGTGAGTTCCCGCCCGCACGAAGCCTAGAAGAGTGGATTGGCGTAGACAACGACCAATTTCAGTTAGTACAAGACGACAATATTGGCTCGAACACCAAGTTGATGGTGTGGAAGCAACAGAATGAAGAGCGTCCAGCCAAGAATGACCGGTCTTGGAAGGCCTATTGGGCTGATCAGATGGAGGGAGCGGTCAAGGCGCGAGTAGACAGCCAAACCGGACAACTGATTGACTTTGTTTCGCATGGTAAGCCAGATCAACTAGCTCCATTAACCTGGGATCGAGACGCATGTATAGAAGTAGCTATGGACTATGTCCGAGGACTAGCAGCCGAAATGTTGCCGTATCTCAAGCTTCTAACTGAAGAGACCGACGACAAAGATCGTTTGGAAATCATTCGCTTTGGTGTATATGTTCAAGACGTATCTGTCAGGGATGAATGCTATCAACTAGCTGTTGACCGCTCTAATGGGAGGGTTAAAAGTTTGATGTCCCCCTCCATAAGGCCAGAACAGTTAAAGAAGCTGGAGACCATGCCTTCATTTGATTCCCAGACAGCCATCCTCCGATGGACGGCACAGGCCAAGCTGCGTCTGCAATGGGAACGGATGCACAATACTAGGGCGGAAGAGGCCCCGTACGAACTAGTGTATCGAATGATTGGTAGCGAGCACGAGCGGACGCCCGAAGTGCTTGATGCACATACGGGGAAGTTATACGAAAATACTTTTTACTGA
- a CDS encoding GntR family transcriptional regulator: MPIPKDFSLPVRMSAKERAFSQIQRWIIDGTLQPGEKLIDAEMAESLGVSRTPIREAFQLLEVQGLVSMHPGKETKVTNIEKNDIFKMYSTMAALQALAAEITAQTIVPEQIEKLRSINLEFASSIKNGQVYQAMEVDEQFHNYIVELSDNPYVATFNTSLQIHIRRFKYVFLKQPITATLASVEEHDQIIKAFEGKNSNDAHNLMKQNFIRPMQELNKIL; encoded by the coding sequence ATGCCAATTCCTAAAGATTTTTCCTTACCAGTCCGTATGTCCGCAAAAGAAAGAGCGTTTTCTCAGATTCAGCGATGGATCATTGATGGAACACTGCAACCAGGTGAAAAGCTTATTGATGCGGAAATGGCTGAATCGCTTGGAGTCAGCCGGACACCGATTCGGGAGGCATTTCAGTTACTCGAAGTTCAAGGCCTCGTGTCCATGCATCCAGGAAAAGAAACAAAAGTAACGAATATTGAGAAAAACGATATTTTTAAGATGTATTCAACGATGGCTGCTCTTCAGGCCTTAGCTGCTGAAATCACCGCCCAAACTATTGTTCCAGAACAGATCGAGAAACTAAGATCCATAAATTTGGAATTCGCAAGTTCTATTAAAAATGGACAAGTTTATCAGGCTATGGAGGTGGATGAGCAATTTCATAATTATATTGTGGAGCTCTCAGATAATCCTTATGTAGCTACATTTAATACATCTCTTCAGATTCACATTAGGCGATTTAAATACGTATTTTTAAAACAACCTATTACGGCTACACTAGCTTCAGTTGAAGAACATGATCAGATTATTAAAGCTTTTGAAGGCAAAAATAGCAACGATGCCCATAATTTAATGAAACAAAATTTTATTCGACCGATGCAGGAACTGAACAAAATACTTTGA
- the ilvD gene encoding dihydroxy-acid dehydratase — MENKKDLRIRSKVISEGANRVPNRAMLRAVGFQDEDFKKPMIGIASTWSEVTPCNMHINDLAVQAKRGARNNGGAPLIFNTITVSDGISMGHGGMLFSLPSREAIADSIEIVTGAERFDGVVAIGGCDKNTPACLMAIGRMNIPSVYVYGGTIQPGNLDGKKVDIVSAFEAVGQYQDGKITDEQLHKVECSVCPGPGACGGMYTANTMAAAAEAMGMCLPGSSSTSAISADKALECEAAGKQVISLLEQEIYPRDIMTKKAFENAITVVMALGGSTNAFLHLLAIAHSVEVDLTLDDFERIRLRVPHLADLKPSGQYVMQDLNDIGGVSGVMKLLLAEGLLHGDCLTVTGKTLAENLAEAAPLQNDQEIIRPLNNPLKPNGPLVVLRGNLAPEGAVAKMSGMKIQQFSGPTKVYDSEDEATEAIMNDEIQEGDVLVIRYCGPKGGPGMPEMLSVTALIVGKGLGGKVALITDGRFSGGSHGFVVGHVSPEAQVGGPISLLQNGDIITIDSDIQEIKVEVPEEELAARAQAWVQPPLKVKSGVLAKYAKLVSSASRGAVTDLME; from the coding sequence ATGGAAAATAAAAAAGATCTTCGCATTCGAAGCAAGGTAATCAGTGAAGGTGCTAACCGGGTACCGAACAGAGCGATGCTGCGTGCAGTTGGATTTCAAGATGAGGATTTTAAAAAGCCAATGATCGGAATAGCAAGTACGTGGAGTGAAGTAACACCGTGTAATATGCACATCAATGATTTAGCGGTGCAAGCTAAGCGGGGCGCACGTAATAACGGCGGTGCCCCACTAATTTTTAATACGATTACCGTTTCTGATGGGATCTCGATGGGGCATGGCGGGATGTTGTTCTCGCTACCAAGTCGGGAAGCTATAGCTGATTCGATTGAAATTGTGACCGGAGCCGAGCGTTTTGACGGCGTTGTTGCAATCGGTGGGTGTGACAAGAATACGCCTGCATGTTTGATGGCTATTGGACGGATGAATATTCCTTCTGTTTATGTATATGGAGGAACCATTCAACCTGGTAATCTCGACGGTAAAAAAGTGGATATCGTTTCAGCTTTTGAAGCCGTTGGGCAATATCAAGATGGAAAAATAACAGACGAACAATTGCATAAGGTCGAATGCAGTGTTTGTCCAGGTCCAGGGGCTTGTGGGGGGATGTATACCGCTAATACGATGGCCGCAGCTGCAGAAGCAATGGGTATGTGTTTGCCTGGTTCTTCTTCGACATCAGCTATCTCAGCGGATAAAGCATTGGAATGCGAAGCAGCCGGTAAGCAGGTCATCTCACTTCTTGAACAGGAAATCTACCCAAGAGACATTATGACGAAGAAAGCATTTGAGAATGCGATCACCGTTGTTATGGCTCTAGGGGGATCAACCAACGCATTTCTCCATCTGCTAGCTATTGCGCACTCCGTAGAAGTGGATTTAACCTTGGATGATTTTGAACGAATTCGCTTGCGTGTTCCTCATTTGGCAGATCTGAAGCCAAGTGGTCAGTATGTCATGCAGGATTTGAATGATATTGGTGGTGTTTCCGGGGTAATGAAGCTATTGCTCGCTGAGGGATTACTTCATGGGGATTGCCTCACCGTAACTGGTAAAACGTTGGCGGAGAATTTAGCGGAAGCTGCTCCACTACAGAATGATCAAGAGATTATACGTCCACTCAATAATCCGCTTAAACCAAATGGACCACTGGTTGTGCTTCGAGGAAACCTAGCTCCTGAAGGCGCTGTTGCCAAAATGTCAGGCATGAAGATACAACAGTTTTCCGGACCGACAAAGGTGTACGATAGCGAAGATGAAGCGACAGAAGCGATCATGAATGATGAAATTCAAGAAGGGGACGTATTGGTCATACGCTATTGTGGACCGAAGGGTGGACCAGGTATGCCTGAGATGCTTTCCGTTACAGCACTCATTGTAGGAAAAGGTCTCGGGGGAAAAGTTGCTCTCATAACAGATGGTAGGTTCTCGGGTGGCTCGCATGGATTTGTAGTCGGCCATGTATCCCCTGAGGCACAAGTAGGTGGACCGATCTCTTTGCTCCAAAATGGAGATATTATCACCATTGATAGCGACATTCAGGAAATTAAGGTTGAAGTGCCAGAAGAAGAGTTGGCCGCTCGAGCGCAAGCTTGGGTACAACCGCCACTGAAAGTGAAATCCGGTGTACTTGCCAAATATGCTAAATTAGTTTCCTCTGCTTCAAGAGGTGCAGTAACAGATTTGATGGAATAG
- a CDS encoding RDD family protein, which translates to MYKAGFWIRLGAGVLDSLIISIPLVIIAGVLTGNFDADEPIAKLLSALYSILLPVYWYGRTIGKRICGIRIRQYDTHEPPKIGTMLMRVVVAGLVYVLTLGIGVIVSAFMVGMREDRRAIHDFVAGTEVVWD; encoded by the coding sequence TTGTATAAAGCAGGTTTTTGGATTAGATTAGGAGCAGGTGTATTGGATAGTCTTATTATTTCAATTCCGTTAGTGATTATTGCAGGTGTGCTGACGGGTAACTTTGATGCGGATGAGCCGATTGCCAAACTACTTAGTGCGTTATACTCAATTTTATTACCAGTTTACTGGTATGGTCGAACCATAGGAAAACGTATATGTGGAATTCGAATACGCCAATACGATACACACGAACCGCCAAAAATTGGTACAATGCTGATGCGAGTTGTTGTAGCTGGACTTGTGTACGTATTAACTTTGGGTATCGGAGTTATTGTGAGTGCTTTTATGGTCGGTATGCGTGAGGATCGACGTGCAATTCATGACTTTGTAGCAGGAACAGAAGTAGTTTGGGATTAA
- a CDS encoding ABC transporter substrate-binding protein, producing MFKRIPVWIALCCMLTLAACGTTQTTSEVASSSEGTTQATTKLITNPNGEEITIPLNPERIVDLSGSTEELLIIGKTPVATMSADYGNPEQLTPTIKDQLSADTANLGWYGSPFSIEAIASANPDLIILGKDFNMDQYETLSKIAPTIALPYSYYDWRERLTFLADTFGEESKKDEYLAKYDAKSAEWKQKLEAAVHGESFAVIETYPNNLVIYSNKGAAEMLYGEWGLKRTEGIPDPEGWGGKQIALEALATVNPDRLLLMENSENKMVDSKVWNNMNAVKNGKIYKISNVDNYNYSYTAMGRMELMDRLGTMILEGQK from the coding sequence ATGTTTAAACGAATTCCTGTATGGATTGCACTATGCTGTATGCTTACCTTGGCGGCCTGTGGAACGACTCAGACCACCAGTGAAGTGGCCAGCTCCTCAGAGGGAACCACACAAGCAACGACCAAATTGATTACTAACCCGAATGGAGAAGAGATTACGATCCCTTTGAATCCAGAGCGCATTGTTGATCTATCCGGCTCTACAGAAGAACTGTTGATCATTGGGAAAACACCTGTGGCCACAATGAGCGCGGATTACGGTAACCCGGAGCAACTCACGCCAACGATTAAGGATCAGCTGAGTGCAGATACCGCTAATCTGGGCTGGTATGGTTCACCGTTCAGCATTGAAGCTATAGCGAGTGCCAATCCGGATCTAATCATATTGGGTAAGGATTTTAACATGGATCAGTATGAAACTTTATCCAAAATTGCGCCTACGATTGCATTGCCATACTCCTACTATGATTGGAGAGAACGCCTGACATTCTTGGCAGATACGTTTGGAGAAGAAAGCAAGAAAGATGAATATCTGGCCAAGTATGATGCGAAATCTGCAGAGTGGAAACAAAAGCTGGAGGCGGCTGTACATGGTGAATCCTTTGCCGTAATTGAGACATATCCAAACAACCTGGTCATCTATTCCAATAAAGGGGCAGCTGAGATGTTATACGGTGAATGGGGCCTGAAGCGCACAGAGGGTATCCCTGATCCAGAGGGCTGGGGAGGTAAACAGATCGCACTGGAGGCTCTGGCTACCGTTAATCCGGATCGTCTGCTATTGATGGAGAATAGTGAGAACAAGATGGTAGACAGCAAGGTGTGGAATAACATGAACGCAGTGAAGAATGGCAAGATCTATAAAATTTCTAATGTCGATAATTATAATTATTCGTACACAGCGATGGGGAGAATGGAGCTTATGGACCGTTTGGGTACGATGATTCTGGAAGGACAGAAGTAG
- a CDS encoding ABC transporter ATP-binding protein, with protein sequence MKNYLYNISGGNPRSLLPSVIAAILDGIAKIVPAALLVDIFNTIYKSFAEPDKGLDINRMWIVCCILFAWLLVEYAAYASLYDKTYRAAYRLAASGRLKLAEHIRHLSLGFFGKRDPGDLTNLILSDYGQVEHTISHNLSQLISAIVLPVLAFGGLLLVDWRMAVAMFIAVPLGVALLWLTDSIQARLSENHVRAKNEAASRLQEYLSGIREIKAHNMGGKRFERLRRYFDELKSASIRLEGIMGPMIMGAMLLARSGMTWMILVGSYLLAGGELSLPVFLLFLLVGTKIFEPLTVVLMSYGEMRYSAYSARRIMDVQQEAPMAGKGDVQPNQAISFDQVTFGYDAQQPVLKDLSFTIEPHTITALVGPSGSGKSTVTRLIARFWDVQKGTIRIGDRPVDQMNPEKLLQDISVVFQDVYLFQDTIGNNIRVGKKDATQFEIEEAARRACCHEFISGLPQGYDTLVGEGGSTLSGGEKQRISIARALLKNASIVLLDEATASLDPENEAAVQQAINELVADKTVILIAHRLKTIQNADQIIVLDQGQLVEQGTHAQLLDYSGIYARLWQLQQDAEGWQVKVNG encoded by the coding sequence ATGAAAAATTATTTATACAATATATCTGGCGGTAACCCGCGTAGTCTGCTTCCTTCGGTAATTGCAGCGATTCTGGACGGGATTGCAAAGATTGTTCCTGCGGCGCTACTTGTGGATATATTCAATACGATTTATAAGTCTTTCGCTGAACCGGACAAAGGACTGGATATCAACCGAATGTGGATTGTATGCTGCATCCTGTTTGCCTGGCTTCTGGTGGAGTATGCGGCTTACGCTTCACTCTATGATAAGACCTATCGGGCAGCATACAGACTTGCGGCCTCAGGAAGGTTGAAGTTGGCGGAACATATTCGCCATCTGTCGTTAGGATTTTTCGGAAAACGTGATCCTGGCGATCTGACAAATCTGATCTTGAGTGATTATGGTCAGGTCGAGCATACGATCTCTCACAATCTGTCACAGCTGATCAGCGCGATTGTGCTTCCCGTACTCGCTTTTGGCGGACTTCTGTTGGTGGATTGGAGAATGGCCGTAGCCATGTTTATTGCCGTTCCCTTAGGTGTAGCGCTGTTATGGCTTACGGATTCGATTCAGGCACGGCTGAGTGAGAACCATGTTCGGGCTAAAAATGAAGCCGCCAGTCGGCTGCAGGAGTATCTGAGCGGTATTCGTGAGATCAAGGCCCACAATATGGGGGGCAAACGTTTTGAGCGGCTGCGTCGTTATTTTGACGAATTGAAATCAGCTTCCATTCGGTTGGAAGGTATCATGGGACCGATGATTATGGGCGCGATGTTGCTTGCACGATCAGGTATGACGTGGATGATTCTAGTGGGCAGTTATTTGCTTGCAGGCGGTGAGTTGTCGTTACCGGTATTTCTGTTATTTTTGCTGGTAGGTACGAAGATATTTGAACCTTTGACGGTTGTACTGATGAGTTATGGGGAGATGCGGTACTCCGCGTATAGTGCAAGACGCATTATGGATGTGCAGCAGGAGGCCCCGATGGCAGGAAAGGGAGATGTACAGCCTAATCAGGCGATTTCGTTCGACCAGGTGACCTTTGGATATGATGCTCAGCAGCCGGTGTTGAAAGACTTGTCGTTTACGATTGAGCCGCATACGATTACTGCGCTGGTTGGCCCATCCGGTAGTGGTAAGAGTACAGTCACACGTCTCATTGCCCGTTTCTGGGATGTACAGAAAGGAACCATCCGCATTGGTGACAGACCCGTTGATCAGATGAACCCGGAGAAGCTGTTGCAGGATATCTCAGTGGTCTTCCAGGACGTATATCTGTTCCAGGATACAATCGGCAACAACATTCGTGTAGGGAAGAAAGACGCTACGCAATTCGAGATTGAAGAGGCAGCACGCAGAGCTTGTTGTCATGAGTTTATCTCCGGTCTGCCTCAAGGGTACGATACGCTCGTTGGCGAGGGTGGATCGACGTTATCTGGTGGGGAGAAGCAACGGATCTCCATAGCACGTGCTTTGTTGAAAAATGCATCGATCGTTTTGCTTGACGAAGCCACCGCTTCACTTGATCCGGAGAACGAAGCCGCGGTGCAGCAAGCGATTAATGAGCTAGTCGCGGACAAGACGGTTATTTTGATTGCACACCGATTAAAGACCATTCAGAATGCCGATCAGATTATCGTATTGGACCAAGGTCAGCTCGTAGAGCAGGGAACACATGCGCAATTGTTAGATTATTCAGGCATCTACGCTCGTCTGTGGCAATTACAACAGGATGCAGAAGGCTGGCAGGTAAAAGTAAACGGATAA
- a CDS encoding ABC transporter ATP-binding protein, protein MNNTSEVSELMQVTKERKGLLIIASIFSTLSSLLQIVPFVGVYKIVEELLTHAGQPSAMDKDLLIYWGIVAFVALIAGLIALYIGGMCSHIAAFNILYQLRVRLAEHVAKVPMGYHTRTATGELKKIIEVSVEKIEKFIAHQLPDLVSAIVIPLMLLGYLFWLDYRMALALLVPIGIGFWLQSRLFRSEKGRQAYRDFQLAIEEMNATGVEYVRGMPAVKVFGITADSFLTFKQAVTRYRDISLKITDLCRTSYGLFFVIMISLFTFIVPVGILLSSGNAGNQSFAITFILFLIITPSLSAPLLKLMYLGSGMREIVEGQKRIESVFAEPVVHEPELPKVPDTYEVAFRQVSFAYERKESEAYKPVLDQVDFVANAGEMTALVGPSGGGKSTIANLLLRFWDVQEGEITIGGIPIQEMGTEKLMDTVSFVFQDVHLFYDTIEENIRMGNTSASRQDVIAAAQTACCHEFIEKLDAGYDTKIGEGGTYLSGGEAQRIAIARALLKNAPILVLDEATAYADAENEHKIQQGLAQLVQGKTVLIIAHRLTTIRAAEQILVIRKGTIAERGTHNQLRALGGVYEHMWQAHISAASWKLGGAVR, encoded by the coding sequence ATGAACAACACGTCTGAAGTGTCCGAACTAATGCAAGTAACGAAGGAGCGCAAAGGTCTGCTGATTATAGCAAGTATCTTCTCGACCCTGTCGAGTCTGTTGCAGATTGTTCCTTTTGTCGGAGTGTATAAGATCGTTGAGGAACTGCTAACACATGCGGGGCAACCCTCTGCCATGGACAAAGATCTGTTGATCTATTGGGGGATCGTCGCATTCGTAGCCCTGATTGCAGGACTTATTGCACTCTATATCGGGGGGATGTGCTCACACATCGCTGCGTTCAACATTTTGTACCAGCTCAGAGTGAGACTTGCTGAGCATGTTGCCAAAGTACCCATGGGGTATCATACCCGGACGGCAACCGGTGAGCTGAAGAAGATCATCGAAGTTAGTGTGGAGAAAATTGAGAAGTTTATCGCCCATCAGTTGCCGGATCTGGTGAGTGCGATCGTTATTCCGTTAATGCTGCTGGGTTACTTGTTCTGGCTCGATTATCGGATGGCGCTGGCGCTGTTGGTACCAATCGGAATCGGGTTCTGGCTCCAAAGTCGCCTCTTCCGCAGCGAAAAAGGCCGTCAGGCTTATCGTGATTTTCAACTTGCCATCGAAGAGATGAATGCGACGGGTGTTGAATACGTGAGAGGTATGCCGGCAGTGAAAGTATTTGGGATTACAGCCGATTCGTTTCTGACGTTTAAACAGGCGGTGACGCGTTATCGGGATATTTCGTTGAAAATAACAGATTTGTGTAGAACCTCCTACGGGCTGTTTTTTGTAATCATGATCTCGTTATTTACCTTCATCGTTCCGGTGGGTATTCTGCTGTCGAGTGGAAATGCGGGGAATCAGTCGTTTGCGATCACGTTTATTCTGTTTCTGATCATTACCCCGAGTCTATCTGCTCCGTTATTGAAGTTAATGTATCTGGGCAGTGGGATGCGAGAGATTGTGGAAGGACAGAAGCGGATAGAATCGGTGTTTGCCGAGCCAGTTGTACATGAACCTGAGTTGCCCAAAGTTCCGGATACATATGAGGTTGCCTTTCGTCAGGTATCTTTTGCTTATGAACGTAAGGAGAGCGAAGCCTATAAACCTGTACTTGATCAGGTTGATTTTGTAGCCAACGCAGGAGAGATGACCGCACTTGTCGGACCTTCTGGTGGAGGAAAGTCAACCATTGCGAATCTATTACTTCGTTTCTGGGATGTACAGGAAGGTGAGATTACGATTGGTGGAATTCCGATTCAGGAGATGGGTACGGAGAAACTGATGGATACCGTGTCCTTTGTATTTCAGGATGTACATCTGTTCTACGATACGATTGAAGAAAATATTCGGATGGGCAATACATCAGCTTCACGACAGGACGTTATAGCTGCGGCTCAAACTGCTTGCTGTCATGAATTCATTGAGAAACTCGATGCTGGATATGACACCAAAATCGGAGAAGGCGGCACGTACCTGTCCGGCGGCGAAGCACAGCGAATTGCTATTGCACGAGCATTGCTCAAAAATGCTCCCATTCTGGTCCTGGATGAAGCGACGGCCTACGCAGATGCAGAGAATGAGCACAAGATCCAGCAAGGTCTAGCCCAACTGGTTCAAGGCAAAACAGTCCTGATTATTGCTCATCGTCTAACAACGATTCGTGCAGCCGAGCAAATACTCGTGATCCGCAAGGGAACGATTGCCGAGCGTGGGACACATAATCAATTGCGTGCATTAGGCGGAGTATATGAGCACATGTGGCAGGCCCATATCAGTGCGGCTTCCTGGAAGCTTGGGGGTGCAGTACGATGA
- a CDS encoding XRE family transcriptional regulator: protein MQSPVLTIGERLKEIRATRNLTLEDVSKLTDVSKPMLGQIERGQSSPTITTLWKIAVGLKVPLSLLLEELEDECNVVDTRSKDAIIENDGKMRAFPVFPFDPTRNVEIFYIEFDPGCHHPSERHLDGVEEYVFVVQGMLEMVVNTKTIVLKENQALRFRANVFHSYNNLYQEPCVIYNMIFYPRT from the coding sequence ATGCAATCGCCAGTATTAACTATTGGAGAACGGTTAAAAGAAATACGAGCAACTAGAAATCTTACACTTGAAGATGTTTCTAAACTTACTGATGTAAGTAAGCCTATGCTTGGACAAATTGAAAGAGGACAGTCTTCACCAACGATTACAACTCTTTGGAAAATCGCAGTCGGCTTAAAAGTTCCTTTATCTTTATTATTGGAAGAGCTAGAAGATGAGTGCAATGTGGTTGATACACGGTCCAAAGACGCTATCATTGAAAATGATGGAAAAATGAGAGCATTTCCTGTTTTTCCTTTTGACCCTACCCGTAACGTTGAAATATTTTATATCGAATTTGATCCTGGATGTCACCATCCATCTGAAAGGCACCTTGATGGTGTGGAAGAATATGTTTTTGTGGTACAAGGTATGTTAGAAATGGTAGTCAACACAAAAACAATTGTTCTAAAAGAAAATCAAGCACTCCGCTTTCGTGCTAATGTTTTTCATTCCTATAATAATCTCTATCAAGAACCATGTGTCATTTACAACATGATTTTTTACCCAAGAACATAG